One stretch of Pseudomonas fluorescens Q2-87 DNA includes these proteins:
- the pheT gene encoding phenylalanine--tRNA ligase subunit beta has translation MKFSEQWLRGWVSPQVSRDELVARLSMAGLEVDSVTPAAGEFSGVVVGEVLGTEQHPDADKLRVCQVSNGTETFQVVCGAPNVRPGLKIPFAMIGAELPGDFKIKKAKLRGVESNGMLCSQAELQIGEGNDGLMELPADAPVGQDIREYLNLDDASIEVDLTPNRGDCLSLAGLAREVGALYAAPVARPAVATVPAVHDEVRSVEVLAPAACPRYLGRVIRNVDLSKPTPLWMVERLRRADVRSIDAAVDITNYVMLELGQPLHAFDLAEINGGIRVRMAEEGEKLVLLDGQEVTLRSDTLVIADHARALAIAGVMGGEHSGVSTTTRDVFLESAFFDQIAVAGKARSYGLHTDASHRYERGVDWQLAREAMERATGLLLEITGGEAGPIIETVSEQHLPKIAPVTLRAQRITQMLGMEMDPAEVERLLSALGLNISADGAGQWRVEVPSHRFDISLEVDLIEELARLYGYNRLPVRYPQARLAPQAKAEARSDLPELRRLLVARGYQEAITYSFIDPRQFELFNPGVEPLLLANPISNDMAAMRSSLWPGLVKSLQHNLNRQQDRVRLFESGLRFVGRLEGLKQEPMLAGVVCGSRLPEGWAQGRDVVDFFDVKADVEAVLGFAGALDAFTFVPGKHPALHPGQTARIERDGREVGYVGAIHPELSKTLGLDRPVFVFELVLAEVALGKMPKFQELSRFPEVRRDLALLADLEVASSAVLEVIRENAGEWLTDLRLFDVYQGKGIDPHRKSLAVGLTWQHPSRTLNDDEVNTATQNILTSLENRLNATLRK, from the coding sequence ATGAAATTCAGTGAACAGTGGCTGCGCGGCTGGGTAAGCCCGCAGGTAAGCCGGGACGAGCTGGTTGCTCGCCTGTCGATGGCCGGTCTTGAGGTCGATAGCGTAACGCCGGCCGCCGGTGAATTCAGCGGCGTGGTGGTGGGCGAGGTGCTGGGCACCGAGCAGCACCCGGATGCTGACAAATTGCGGGTTTGCCAGGTCAGCAATGGTACGGAAACCTTCCAGGTAGTCTGCGGCGCACCCAACGTGCGCCCGGGCCTGAAGATCCCGTTCGCCATGATCGGTGCCGAACTGCCGGGCGACTTCAAGATCAAGAAAGCCAAGCTGCGTGGCGTCGAGTCTAACGGCATGTTGTGCTCCCAGGCCGAACTGCAGATCGGCGAAGGCAACGATGGCCTGATGGAGCTGCCGGCCGATGCGCCGGTGGGCCAGGACATTCGTGAATACCTGAACCTGGACGATGCCAGCATCGAAGTCGACCTGACGCCGAACCGTGGCGACTGCCTGTCCCTGGCCGGTCTGGCCCGTGAAGTCGGCGCGCTGTATGCCGCCCCGGTTGCACGTCCTGCGGTCGCGACCGTGCCGGCCGTGCACGACGAAGTGCGTTCGGTTGAAGTCCTGGCGCCGGCGGCGTGCCCGCGTTACCTGGGCCGCGTGATCCGTAACGTCGATTTGTCCAAGCCGACACCGCTGTGGATGGTCGAGCGCCTGCGCCGCGCCGACGTGCGCAGCATCGATGCCGCTGTCGACATCACCAACTACGTGATGCTGGAGCTGGGCCAGCCGCTGCATGCGTTCGATCTCGCCGAAATCAATGGCGGCATCCGCGTACGCATGGCCGAGGAAGGTGAAAAACTGGTCCTGCTCGACGGCCAGGAAGTGACCCTGCGCAGCGACACGCTGGTAATTGCCGACCATGCTCGCGCACTGGCCATTGCCGGCGTGATGGGTGGCGAGCACAGCGGTGTCTCCACCACGACCCGTGACGTGTTCCTGGAAAGCGCATTCTTCGACCAGATCGCCGTCGCTGGCAAGGCCCGCTCCTATGGCCTGCACACCGATGCCTCGCACCGTTACGAGCGTGGCGTGGACTGGCAACTGGCCCGCGAAGCCATGGAGCGCGCCACTGGCCTGCTGCTGGAGATCACCGGTGGCGAAGCCGGCCCAATCATCGAAACCGTCAGCGAACAACACCTGCCAAAGATTGCACCGGTCACCTTGCGTGCCCAGCGCATCACCCAGATGCTGGGCATGGAAATGGATCCGGCCGAAGTCGAACGCCTGCTCAGCGCCCTGGGCCTGAACATCAGCGCCGACGGGGCAGGGCAGTGGCGTGTCGAAGTGCCAAGCCATCGCTTCGATATCAGCCTGGAAGTCGACCTGATCGAAGAACTGGCCCGCCTATATGGTTACAACCGCTTGCCGGTCCGCTACCCGCAAGCGCGCCTGGCGCCGCAGGCCAAGGCTGAAGCCCGCAGCGACCTGCCGGAGCTGCGCCGCCTGCTGGTGGCCCGTGGGTATCAGGAAGCAATCACCTACAGCTTCATCGATCCGCGTCAGTTCGAACTGTTCAACCCGGGAGTCGAGCCGCTGTTGTTGGCCAACCCGATCTCCAACGACATGGCGGCGATGCGCTCGTCCCTGTGGCCAGGCTTGGTCAAGTCGCTTCAGCACAACCTGAACCGTCAGCAGGATCGCGTGCGCCTGTTCGAAAGCGGCCTGCGTTTCGTTGGTCGGTTGGAAGGTTTGAAGCAGGAGCCGATGCTGGCCGGTGTCGTCTGCGGCAGTCGTCTGCCGGAAGGTTGGGCACAAGGTCGCGATGTCGTCGACTTCTTCGACGTCAAGGCTGACGTGGAAGCGGTGCTGGGCTTCGCCGGCGCGCTCGACGCGTTCACTTTCGTACCGGGCAAGCATCCGGCGCTGCACCCGGGGCAGACCGCGCGCATCGAGCGAGATGGGCGTGAAGTCGGTTATGTCGGTGCCATCCACCCTGAATTGTCGAAAACCCTGGGTCTTGATCGTCCTGTCTTCGTTTTCGAGCTGGTTCTGGCCGAAGTCGCACTGGGGAAAATGCCGAAATTCCAAGAGTTATCGCGCTTTCCTGAAGTGCGTCGTGACCTGGCGTTGCTGGCTGATCTCGAGGTTGCATCCAGCGCTGTGCTGGAAGTAATTCGTGAAAATGCAGGCGAATGGCTGACGGACCTCAGGCTATTTGACGTGTATCAGGGTAAAGGCATTGATCCGCATAGAAAAAGCCTTGCAGTCGGCTTGACCTGGCAGCATCCATCGCGCACTCTTAATGACGATGAGGTGAATACCGCAACGCAAAACATCCTCACCTCGCTCGAAAACAGGTTGAACGCCACGTTAAGGAAGTGA
- the ihfA gene encoding integration host factor subunit alpha, whose protein sequence is MGALTKAEMAERLYEELGLNKREAKELVELFFEEIRHALEDNEQVKLSGFGNFDLRDKRQRPGRNPKTGEEIPITARRVVTFRPGQKLKARVEAYAGTKS, encoded by the coding sequence ATGGGGGCTCTGACGAAAGCTGAGATGGCGGAACGTCTGTATGAGGAGCTGGGCCTGAATAAACGGGAGGCCAAAGAATTGGTCGAACTGTTTTTTGAAGAAATCAGGCACGCTCTCGAGGACAACGAACAGGTGAAATTGTCGGGTTTCGGCAATTTCGACCTTCGGGACAAACGTCAGCGGCCTGGCCGCAATCCGAAAACGGGAGAAGAAATCCCGATCACGGCTCGCCGTGTGGTCACCTTTCGTCCAGGGCAGAAGTTGAAGGCCCGAGTTGAGGCTTATGCTGGAACCAAGTCATAA
- a CDS encoding MerR family transcriptional regulator has translation MLEPSHNDELPVIPGKRYFTIGEVSELCAVKPHVLRYWEQEFPQLNPVKRRGNRRYYQRQDVLMIRQIRALLYDQGFTIGGARLRLSGDEAKDDTTQYKQMIRQMIAELEDVLVVLKK, from the coding sequence ATGCTGGAACCAAGTCATAACGACGAACTACCCGTCATCCCGGGCAAACGCTACTTCACCATTGGTGAAGTCAGCGAGCTGTGTGCGGTAAAACCGCACGTGCTGCGCTATTGGGAGCAGGAGTTTCCTCAACTCAACCCGGTCAAGCGCCGCGGCAACCGCCGGTATTATCAGCGACAAGACGTGCTGATGATCCGGCAGATCCGCGCGTTGCTGTACGACCAAGGGTTCACCATCGGCGGCGCGCGCCTGCGCCTCTCCGGTGACGAGGCCAAGGACGACACAACCCAGTACAAACAAATGATCCGCCAGATGATCGCCGAGCTTGAAGATGTGCTGGTGGTACTCAAGAAATAA
- a CDS encoding tautomerase family protein, which yields MPFISVRITRDGVTQEQKAQVIAEITQTMQTVLNKDPHLTHIVIEEVDTDNWGYAGITTTQYRKHLAESKS from the coding sequence ATGCCTTTCATCAGCGTTCGTATCACCCGCGATGGCGTCACCCAGGAGCAGAAAGCCCAGGTGATCGCCGAGATCACCCAGACCATGCAGACGGTGCTCAACAAGGATCCGCACCTGACTCACATCGTCATCGAGGAAGTCGACACTGACAACTGGGGCTACGCCGGTATCACCACCACCCAGTACCGCAAACACCTGGCGGAGTCGAAATCATGA
- a CDS encoding DsbA family oxidoreductase: MTRTVSIDFVSDVVCPWCALAATALDQAIKNLAGQVVVDLTFKPFELNPDMPAEGENAVLHMMRKYGRSAEQVASRNEMIIARGEAIGFKFDLEKRSHFYNTFDAHRLLLWAAQERLQAALNKLLIEAYFTDGQNISERETLVRLASEAGLSTAGARKVLAEGTYAMEVRELERFYHQRGIDSVPAMVVNGRQLIAGSQSVEQYEEVLRQLSQEPAEV, from the coding sequence ATGACACGCACGGTCAGTATCGACTTTGTTTCGGATGTGGTGTGCCCCTGGTGTGCACTGGCGGCTACGGCGCTGGACCAGGCGATTAAGAATCTCGCTGGCCAAGTTGTTGTCGACCTGACGTTCAAGCCCTTCGAGCTGAACCCGGATATGCCGGCCGAAGGTGAGAACGCGGTCTTGCACATGATGCGCAAGTACGGCCGCAGCGCCGAGCAAGTCGCTTCGCGCAACGAAATGATCATCGCCCGCGGCGAGGCCATTGGTTTCAAGTTCGATCTGGAAAAACGCAGCCATTTCTACAACACCTTCGATGCCCATCGCTTGCTGTTGTGGGCGGCGCAAGAGAGGCTTCAGGCCGCGCTGAACAAGCTGCTGATCGAGGCGTATTTCACCGACGGCCAAAACATCAGCGAGCGGGAAACCCTGGTGCGCCTGGCCAGCGAGGCGGGGCTTTCTACCGCTGGTGCACGCAAGGTCTTGGCAGAGGGCACGTATGCCATGGAAGTGCGGGAGCTGGAGCGTTTCTACCATCAGCGGGGGATCGATTCGGTGCCGGCGATGGTGGTGAACGGGCGTCAATTGATCGCTGGATCACAGTCGGTCGAGCAGTACGAAGAAGTCCTCCGGCAGCTTTCACAAGAGCCCGCCGAAGTCTGA
- a CDS encoding SDR family NAD(P)-dependent oxidoreductase produces the protein MSHSKKVVVVTGASQGLGAGIVEGFRKLGYQVVATSRSIKPSTDPDILTVAGDIADPATAERIIREGVARFGRIDTLVNNAGVFLAKPFTDYTLEDYVNVVATNMGSFFHMSQQAIAQMEKQGDGGHVVSITTTLVDHAVEGVPSVLASLTKGGMNAATKSLAIEYAKRGIRVNAVSPGIIKTPMHSEETHAALGSLHPVGHMGEVEDIVGAVLYLDSAAFVTGEILHVDGGQSAGH, from the coding sequence ATGAGCCATTCAAAAAAAGTAGTTGTTGTAACAGGTGCTTCCCAAGGCCTGGGTGCAGGCATTGTCGAAGGCTTCCGCAAACTGGGTTATCAGGTCGTCGCGACGTCCCGTTCGATCAAACCTTCTACCGATCCGGACATCCTCACCGTGGCCGGTGACATCGCCGATCCCGCCACCGCCGAGCGCATCATCCGCGAAGGCGTGGCCCGCTTCGGTCGCATCGACACGCTGGTCAACAATGCCGGGGTGTTCCTTGCCAAACCGTTCACCGACTACACCTTGGAAGACTATGTAAACGTCGTGGCCACCAACATGGGCAGCTTCTTCCACATGTCGCAACAAGCCATCGCGCAGATGGAAAAGCAAGGCGACGGTGGCCACGTGGTCAGCATCACCACCACGCTGGTCGACCATGCTGTAGAAGGAGTGCCTTCGGTGCTGGCCTCGCTGACGAAGGGCGGCATGAACGCTGCCACCAAGTCGCTGGCCATCGAGTACGCCAAGCGCGGGATCCGGGTCAACGCCGTTTCGCCCGGCATCATCAAGACCCCGATGCACAGCGAGGAAACCCACGCCGCGCTGGGCAGCTTGCACCCGGTCGGCCACATGGGTGAAGTCGAGGACATCGTGGGTGCGGTCCTGTACCTGGACAGCGCGGCTTTTGTTACCGGGGAAATTCTCCACGTCGACGGTGGGCAAAGCGCCGGTCATTGA
- a CDS encoding class I SAM-dependent methyltransferase has translation MPAPESALVQSWQHNAQSWIEAVRTGALESRVKVTDQAILLAVLSRQPERVLDLGCGEGWLLRALAERAIEAVGVDGDATLVDAARAAGSSQVYVANYDELAQAKVDVGRDYNLICANFALLHQDIIPLLAAMNALLSPGGALVIQTLHPWSAAAGNYQDGWREETFAEFQGQWQPMPWYFRTLSSWLNALEMAGFRLAGLQEPQHPQSPVPQSLLLVAEPKT, from the coding sequence ATGCCCGCCCCCGAATCCGCCCTCGTGCAGAGCTGGCAGCACAACGCCCAATCCTGGATCGAAGCCGTGCGCACCGGCGCCCTTGAAAGCCGCGTCAAGGTGACCGATCAGGCCATCCTGCTGGCGGTGCTGAGCCGTCAACCCGAGCGTGTGCTCGACTTGGGTTGCGGTGAGGGCTGGTTGTTGCGGGCCCTGGCCGAGCGGGCCATCGAAGCGGTCGGCGTGGACGGCGACGCAACACTGGTCGACGCCGCGCGGGCGGCAGGCTCTTCCCAAGTGTATGTGGCGAACTACGATGAACTGGCCCAGGCCAAGGTGGACGTCGGCCGCGACTACAACCTGATTTGCGCCAACTTCGCCCTGCTCCACCAGGACATTATCCCGCTGCTCGCCGCCATGAACGCCCTGCTCTCTCCTGGCGGCGCCCTGGTGATCCAGACCCTGCATCCATGGAGCGCGGCGGCGGGCAACTACCAGGATGGCTGGCGAGAAGAAACCTTCGCCGAGTTCCAAGGCCAATGGCAGCCCATGCCCTGGTACTTTCGCACCTTGTCCAGTTGGCTCAATGCGCTGGAGATGGCCGGCTTCCGACTGGCCGGCCTGCAGGAGCCGCAGCACCCGCAAAGCCCAGTGCCGCAGTCGCTGTTGCTGGTGGCTGAACCCAAAACTTGA